Proteins from one Candidatus Methylomirabilota bacterium genomic window:
- a CDS encoding DUF2877 domain-containing protein, translated as MDRVVAVTRMSRAVAARLDAWSGTVGHVHSVFERAINLQWPDGSLLALHGPGPLLAPFAAAVDDVEPLRWLRIGTPVTIGARRLVAEGLSIPWPRVEVVDCSVDTAGGRGGRSTRHLRHWRGRHSASLDSAPGVAGRARLAAAIRERDAARLIAGAVTLLGLGDGLTPSGDDCLVGALAVLHHVDREWLPRGGASAVGAIAGSALERTTTIGREFVLHALAGRFSEPVLAVLRAISPDEQRRAVACLVRLGATSGADTLCGMRLACRSLAA; from the coding sequence ATGGACCGCGTGGTCGCCGTCACGCGCATGAGCCGCGCCGTCGCGGCGCGGCTCGACGCCTGGTCGGGGACGGTCGGACACGTCCACTCGGTGTTCGAGCGCGCGATCAACCTGCAATGGCCCGACGGGAGTCTCCTCGCGCTCCATGGACCCGGGCCCCTGCTGGCGCCGTTCGCCGCCGCGGTCGATGACGTCGAGCCGCTGCGGTGGCTTCGGATCGGCACGCCGGTCACCATCGGCGCGCGACGTCTCGTCGCCGAAGGGCTCTCGATCCCGTGGCCGCGCGTCGAGGTGGTCGATTGCTCGGTCGACACCGCCGGAGGTCGCGGCGGTCGTTCAACGCGGCACCTCCGGCACTGGCGCGGACGCCACTCGGCGAGCCTGGACTCGGCACCGGGAGTCGCCGGCCGCGCGCGCCTGGCGGCGGCGATCCGGGAGCGCGACGCCGCGCGGCTGATCGCGGGCGCGGTGACGCTGCTGGGCCTCGGCGACGGGCTCACGCCGTCCGGCGACGATTGCCTGGTGGGCGCGCTCGCCGTCCTGCACCACGTGGACCGCGAATGGCTGCCGCGCGGAGGAGCCTCGGCCGTGGGCGCGATTGCCGGATCGGCGCTCGAGCGGACGACCACGATCGGACGCGAGTTCGTGCTGCACGCGCTGGCGGGCCGCTTCTCCGAGCCGGTCCTCGCCGTGCTGCGCGCGATCTCACCCGACGAGCAGCGGCGCGCCGTGGCCTGTCTCGTCCGGCTCGGCGCGACCTCGGGCGCCGACACGCTCTGCGGCATGCGGCTCGCCTGCCGGTCGCTCGCGGCCTGA
- the fdrA gene encoding acyl-CoA synthetase FdrA, with the protein MAYATLIKRGAYHDSVTLLNLARALRGRPGVREVGVVMGTPANRDLLAQASLLTDEAATATANDLVVVVDADSAAIAGEAAASVQSRLAERVSRRDDRGGGRPRTIGAAIRRMPEANLALISVPGAFAAAEARRALHAGLHVMLFSDNVSLEDEVALKHLAIERGLLLMGPDCGTAYVGGVPLGFANVVPRGRVGIVAASGTGLQQVAALLAGRGHGISHAIGVGGRDMGATVGGAMALSSLDLLAADPTTDLVMVIGKPPAPAVAERVRSRLRAIGRPAVICLLGPAVTDGREGSIITVATLEDAAFAADAILMNRPWQPLAFSDPDARRRVSDARRQLTAAQSSVLGLYAGGTLAHESLLILDRLLGPVASNLTDRAALERRAGHRVLDMGADEFTVGRAHPMLDPTARVEAIREAARRTDLAVLLLDVVLGRGAAIDPAGDLAGAVRAARAEARGRGQGLAVVATVVGTAEDPQGLPAQVATLEAAGAWVLPSNAQAARAAACIAGGDVLIDSLLGGPGGRA; encoded by the coding sequence ATGGCCTACGCGACACTGATCAAGCGCGGGGCCTATCACGACTCGGTCACGCTGCTGAACCTGGCGCGCGCGCTCCGCGGCCGTCCGGGCGTCCGCGAGGTCGGCGTGGTGATGGGCACGCCCGCCAATCGCGATCTGCTCGCGCAGGCGTCCCTGCTCACCGACGAGGCCGCCACCGCGACCGCCAACGACCTGGTGGTCGTGGTGGACGCCGACTCCGCAGCCATCGCCGGCGAGGCCGCCGCCTCGGTGCAGTCGCGGCTGGCCGAACGCGTGTCGCGGCGGGATGACCGGGGTGGCGGGCGGCCGCGGACCATCGGCGCCGCGATCCGGCGAATGCCGGAGGCGAACCTGGCCCTGATCTCGGTCCCGGGCGCCTTCGCCGCCGCGGAGGCGCGGCGCGCCCTGCACGCCGGCCTCCACGTGATGCTCTTCAGCGACAACGTCAGCCTGGAGGACGAGGTGGCGCTCAAGCACCTCGCCATCGAGCGCGGTCTCCTCCTCATGGGCCCGGACTGCGGCACCGCCTACGTCGGCGGCGTCCCGCTCGGCTTCGCCAACGTGGTCCCACGCGGGCGCGTCGGCATCGTGGCCGCGTCGGGCACCGGCCTGCAGCAGGTGGCCGCGCTGCTGGCCGGACGCGGCCACGGAATCTCCCACGCCATCGGAGTCGGGGGCCGCGACATGGGCGCCACGGTCGGCGGCGCCATGGCCCTGTCTTCTCTCGATCTGCTCGCCGCGGATCCAACCACCGATCTCGTCATGGTGATCGGCAAGCCGCCGGCGCCCGCGGTCGCGGAGCGCGTGCGGTCGCGCCTGCGCGCCATCGGCAGGCCGGCGGTGATCTGCCTGCTCGGGCCGGCCGTGACCGACGGTCGCGAGGGCTCCATCATCACGGTCGCCACCCTGGAGGACGCGGCATTCGCCGCCGATGCCATCCTGATGAACCGGCCTTGGCAACCGCTGGCGTTCTCGGATCCCGATGCGCGGCGCCGAGTCAGCGATGCCCGCCGTCAACTGACCGCCGCCCAATCGAGCGTGCTCGGCCTCTACGCGGGCGGCACCCTCGCGCACGAGAGCCTCCTGATCCTGGACCGGCTGCTGGGCCCGGTCGCGTCGAACCTCACCGATCGGGCGGCGCTGGAGCGGCGCGCGGGCCATCGCGTGCTCGACATGGGCGCCGACGAGTTCACGGTCGGGCGGGCGCATCCGATGCTGGACCCGACCGCGCGCGTCGAGGCGATCCGCGAGGCGGCGCGGCGTACCGACCTGGCGGTGCTGCTGCTCGACGTCGTCCTCGGCCGCGGCGCGGCCATCGATCCCGCCGGGGATCTGGCGGGCGCGGTCCGCGCGGCTCGCGCCGAGGCTCGCGGGCGTGGCCAGGGCCTGGCGGTGGTGGCCACGGTGGTCGGCACCGCGGAGGACCCGCAGGGGCTGCCGGCCCAGGTCGCAACGCTCGAAGCGGCCGGCGCCTGGGTGCTGCCGTCCAACGCGCAGGCCGCGCGGGCCGCCGCGTGCATCGCGGGCGGTGACGTGTTGATCGACTCGCTCCTCGGCGGGCCCGGAGGTCGTGCGTGA